In Exiguobacterium acetylicum, the genomic stretch CAGTCAAAAAATCAAGAATGGACGGATTGTGCGAACTTTCAGCCGTCATGATAGGAGAATGCAGAGAGGAGCGGGAATGTAATCTAATACGACTTTATTGTTGATTCGCGTCCTATGAAACGAGGAGGTATTCCGTGCTCGAGCAGATTCCATTCTTACTGAGTCGTTTAGGTATGTTAGCACTGTTAGCCTTTTTATTGTCCCAGTGGCGCATTTCCCGATACATATTCAAGATGGACCGCGGAATGAATCTTCCACTGCTCTTTGCATTCGTGTCATCCGGTATTTTGATGAACTACGCAGGAATTGAACTTTCGCAAGATACGACGATTGATCCGTTACTCGGATTAGCTGTCGAGAAGGATGCCCTGTTGCTCGATACCCGACTCGCTGTCATCGTGACGAGCGGATTGATTGGGGGACCAGTGATCGGCGGCATCACGGGATGTTTGGTTGGTCTACACCGCTACGTACTCGGCTCGTTAGGAGCAGAAGCCGGTTGGATCATCGCCATGCTCGCTGGACTTGCGAGCGGCTGGTATCGAAAACGCTGGCGTTTGCATGATGGTTATGCGCTCGTTCCACCAATCGGTATCGTATTGACGGCATTATTGTTCGAAAGTGGGATTACATTATTACTTGCACCTGATACAGCAGAAGCACTTGATTTGATGAGTCGTGCTGCTTTTCCGTTACTATTTGCAAACATGTGTGGGGTCGTGCTGTTCATCATGATCTTACGAACACAACTTCGACTCGAAGGCGATCTTTTCGTCCGCCAGACCGAGCGTTCCGATCGTCTACTGCAAGCGTTACAACCCTTACGAAAGCAGGGATTGACTTCGGAAGTCGCGCGGCAGATCGGAGCGACATTATTGAAGGAAACGAAGATGCAACGGATCGTCGTGCTCGGGGCGACAGAGGTCGTCATCGATATGACGGACCAGCAACCAGCAGTCTGCGGCGAGCAACCAAGACGTGAGGAACAACGATGGATCGAAGCAGAAGAACCCGTCCGACAGGAAGACGAGCAGACGGGACAAATTCTCAGTTTTCATCCGATGCGCATTAACGGTCAAAAGGCAGGTGTCATCTGTTACTTTTCGAAAGACTTATTTGACGACACCGTCGAGCGGATGACGGAACAACTCGTCCGTTTATTAGCACGAGAGCTGCATATGCATCGAGAAGATCAGTTGCTCCGGTTAAGCGTAAGAAAGATGAAACCGATGTTACATGTCAGCTATCTGAAAGGCATCATCGAAGAAATCCAGCGGACAGCTGATCCAGGAACTCCTGTGAAACATCAACTGAATGCGCTACTTCAACTGTTGACGGCAGCGACGCGGCATGATGAACATCCACTCCGCGAGGAACTGGCGACCCTGAAGGCCTATTTATCACTAGAAGGAACACGACGTCGCCCGAATCAACTGACCTCCGCTGATATCACGGTCGATCTTGATATCGAGACCGCTGTTGAAGAATACTTCGTCTTTCCATTCCTTGTGACGCAGCTCGTCGATAATGCACTGCGTCATGGGTTCGTAAAGGCAGGACGACATCACCGGATTGATGTCCGTGCTTTCAAGGCGACGACAGACTGGGTCATTGAAGTCACAGATAACGGACAGGGGATGCCGCTTGCTGTGATGCAACAACTGGATCAACAGGAAGCGGGGGATTCGAACCTGTTCCTGATTCGACGCGCATTAGACGTGACATACGGTCCGACTGCAACATTACACGTCCACTCGATCATCCATCAAGGGACTCGGATCGAAGTGCGATTACCACTTCCGTCTCTGTAACAACAATGGTCTTTTGCCATTGTTGTTTTTTTGTCTCGTTCCGAGGGTAAATACGAAAACAGGAAAATGTATCGTACAGGAGGAAGCAGATGATGATTACGACAACAGAAGTGGGACAACTAGGTGATCAGTCCTTGTTACGATTCACGTTACAGAATGTGCATGGGCATAGTATCGATATCTTGAACCGAGGCGCAAAAATTCTTGCCATCCGGGTTCCGGATCAACATGGAATGATCGAAAATGTCGTACTCGCGTTTGACGACCTATCAGAATACCAAGATGATCCGCATCACTTAGGCGCCACGATTGGACGCGTCGGAGGACGAATCGCGAATGGCGCGTTCGCACTCGAAGGGATGACGTACGTCCTTGAGCAAAATGAGGGCGAGCATCATCTTCATGGAGGAAGCGAAAATTGGGCGAACCGAATGTTCACGCACGAAATCAACGACGACAAACTTGTTCTACGTTTAGATAGTCCGAGTGGGGAGAACGGCTATCCGGGGCACTTGTCGTTCACGCTGACCTTCGAATGGACGGACGAGAACGTCCTGCATATTCATTATGAAGCGGAGACGACAGCTTCGACACCATTCAGTCCGACGAATCATACGTACTTTAATTTGACGGGTGAGGCGAAGACGACGATTGAACAGCATCTGTTACGAATGGATGCACCTTTTTATGTTCCGTTGACGAAAGATGCGGTACCGACCGGTGACATTCTCCCGGTGACAGACACCGTCTTTGATTTTCTCGATGCCCGTCCCCTACATGAAGTGACACATGCATCAGATGAACAACTCCGCCAAGCGGGTAGTGGGGTCGATCATCCTTTCCTGCTTAGAGAGAATGGAGAAATCGTTCTCGACGAACCAATCAGCGGGCGACGATTGCGCGTCGTGACGGATCAACCGGGAGTCGTCGTCTATACCGCTAATCATTTGTCGGGCGAGTTTACGATTTGCGGAAGACGAGCAACCCCATACCTCGGAATCTGTTTTGAGACACAAGGATTACCGGATGCGATCAACCAACCGAATTTTCCTTCCGTCGTCTTGCATGCCGATGAGCACTATCATAAGCGTACTTCGTTTCATTTTCAGATGATGTCATGACGTTTCTTGCGATTTCCACTTCTGTATATGGTAGGATAAAGCGAGAAGAATCTAACGGAGGCTAAGGAAAATGACTAAAATAGCATGGGTGACCGATAGTATGGCCTATTTCACGAAGGAAGAGGCAGATGCGATCGGCGTCAATGTCGTACCGATTCAAATCTTACTCGGTGATACGGCGTATCAAGAGAATGCGATCACGGTCGAGCGACTGTTCCGTGCGCTAGATGCGGACAAAAAGCTGATTGCCAAAACATCACAACCAATCTTTGGGGAGTTCGTTGGAACGTACGAACGTCTGAAAGAAGAAGGTTATGACTGTGCGATTGCAGTGCACTGTACGAATGGACTCTCAAGTACCGTCCAAAGTTCAGCATCAGCAGCGGAAGCAGCCAGCTTCCCGGTTCATATCATCGACTCGCATACAGCGTTTGAGAACCAACAAGAGTTCATTCGTTACGGGATGGAGCTTGCGGCACAGGGGAAATCCGTCGAGGAAATCGTCGTTGCCTTACAAGCGTTGACGAAAAAGACCCATTTCTATATGATCGTCGGTAATATGGAGACGATGCGCCGGGGTGGACGTGTTTCATCTGGTGACTTGTTCCTTGCGAACCTACTCAGCATCAAACCGATCATCACGACGGATGAAGCAGGGAAAATCGTACCATTCAAAAAAGCGCGTTCTTTAAAGAAAGCTTACATTGAAATGGTTAAACAAATCGACGAATCGATGCGTCAGCACACGTTCTACAAGAACCGGATTTATGTCGCGACGACGATGGCGCCGGAAATGGCAGCGGAACTGCGGCAACAAGTCGCAGCGAAGTTTCCGGATTTGACGATTCTCGAAGGCACGTTCGGACCAGCAATCGGAACGCATGCCGGAGCAGAGACGGTCGGTCTATTCTGGATGAATGATTAAATTAAAACGGATACGACAAGAGGCGACGGATTTTTCCGTCGCCTCTTGTTTCGTTCAAGCTGTAAGTGTGA encodes the following:
- a CDS encoding aldose epimerase family protein — translated: MMITTTEVGQLGDQSLLRFTLQNVHGHSIDILNRGAKILAIRVPDQHGMIENVVLAFDDLSEYQDDPHHLGATIGRVGGRIANGAFALEGMTYVLEQNEGEHHLHGGSENWANRMFTHEINDDKLVLRLDSPSGENGYPGHLSFTLTFEWTDENVLHIHYEAETTASTPFSPTNHTYFNLTGEAKTTIEQHLLRMDAPFYVPLTKDAVPTGDILPVTDTVFDFLDARPLHEVTHASDEQLRQAGSGVDHPFLLRENGEIVLDEPISGRRLRVVTDQPGVVVYTANHLSGEFTICGRRATPYLGICFETQGLPDAINQPNFPSVVLHADEHYHKRTSFHFQMMS
- a CDS encoding LytS/YhcK type 5TM receptor domain-containing protein translates to MLEQIPFLLSRLGMLALLAFLLSQWRISRYIFKMDRGMNLPLLFAFVSSGILMNYAGIELSQDTTIDPLLGLAVEKDALLLDTRLAVIVTSGLIGGPVIGGITGCLVGLHRYVLGSLGAEAGWIIAMLAGLASGWYRKRWRLHDGYALVPPIGIVLTALLFESGITLLLAPDTAEALDLMSRAAFPLLFANMCGVVLFIMILRTQLRLEGDLFVRQTERSDRLLQALQPLRKQGLTSEVARQIGATLLKETKMQRIVVLGATEVVIDMTDQQPAVCGEQPRREEQRWIEAEEPVRQEDEQTGQILSFHPMRINGQKAGVICYFSKDLFDDTVERMTEQLVRLLARELHMHREDQLLRLSVRKMKPMLHVSYLKGIIEEIQRTADPGTPVKHQLNALLQLLTAATRHDEHPLREELATLKAYLSLEGTRRRPNQLTSADITVDLDIETAVEEYFVFPFLVTQLVDNALRHGFVKAGRHHRIDVRAFKATTDWVIEVTDNGQGMPLAVMQQLDQQEAGDSNLFLIRRALDVTYGPTATLHVHSIIHQGTRIEVRLPLPSL
- a CDS encoding DegV family protein; its protein translation is MTKIAWVTDSMAYFTKEEADAIGVNVVPIQILLGDTAYQENAITVERLFRALDADKKLIAKTSQPIFGEFVGTYERLKEEGYDCAIAVHCTNGLSSTVQSSASAAEAASFPVHIIDSHTAFENQQEFIRYGMELAAQGKSVEEIVVALQALTKKTHFYMIVGNMETMRRGGRVSSGDLFLANLLSIKPIITTDEAGKIVPFKKARSLKKAYIEMVKQIDESMRQHTFYKNRIYVATTMAPEMAAELRQQVAAKFPDLTILEGTFGPAIGTHAGAETVGLFWMND